The sequence TTGAATCGCCTTGCAGGAAAGCGACGGGACGATCGTCACACGGCGATCTCGCGTACGAGGACGGGCTTTTCTTTGCGAAGTTGCTCGGTGTCCGTGTCCTCGAGATAGAGTTCGATGGCCTCACGGATGTTCGCCATCGCCTCCTCTTCCGTTTCGCCCTCGCTGATGCAGCCGGGCAGCGCCGGGACGTAGACGGTGAAACCGCCTTCGTCCGACGGCTCCAAAACAACTTGCAGTTTCATTTTTCCCACCTCGATCCTATAAGATCGAACGATCCATGCATCTATCAGAAACGAAGTCATGAAAACCCGCAAGCCCGTGCCCGAAACGACGCAAAGGCTCTGGACGCTCGATCCCGGCGTTTGTTTTCTGAACCACGGATCGTTCGGCGCGTGCCCGGCGCCGGTGCTCGCCGCGCAGACGCTTTTTCGCCGGCGCATGGAACGCAATCCGGTCCGGTTTCTTGGGTGCGATATCGAGCCGCTGCTCGACGCCGCGCGGCGCGACCTGGCCGCGTTTGCCGGCGCGTCGCCCGAGGATCTCGCGTTTGTCCCGAACGCGACCTTCGCCGTCAATGCCGTATTGCGTTCGATTCCACTCAGACGCGGCGACGAGATCGTCGTCACCAACCACGGCTACAACGCGTGCCGAAATGCGGCGGAAGCCGTCGCGGCGGACGTGGGCGCGCGCGTCGTCGTCGCGAAGATTCCGTTCCCGATTCGCGATGCGCGCCAGGCGGTCGACGCAATCCTCGGCGCGGTCACGAAGCGCACGCGCCTTGTGCTCATCGACCACGTCACCAGCCCCACCGCGCTCGTGCTGCCGATCGAGGAGATCGTGCGTAAGTTGGAGCCGCGCGTACCGGTGCTGGTCGACGGCGCGCACGGGCCCGGGATGTTGCCGCTTGATCTCGCGAGCCTTGGGGCGTCGTATTACGCCGCGAATCTGCACAAGTGGGCGTGTGCGCCCAAGGGCGCGGGTTTTTTGTTCGTGCGCGAGGACCGGCGGGGCGCGATCCGTCCGCTTGTCGTCAGCCACGGGCGCAATACGAAGCGAGCCGGGCGATCGCGCTTTCACCTCGACTTCGACTGGACCGGCACCAACGACAACACGCCGTATCTGTGCGTTCCGGAGGCGATCCGGTTTTTGGCGACGCTTGCGCCCGGCGGGCTCGCCGCATTGTACGAACGCAATCGCGCGCTCGCACTGCGCGGGCGTGACGCGATCGCGGACGCGCTCGGCATCCGCCCGCCCGCGCCCGATTCGATGATCGGTTCGATGGCGGCGTTCCCCGTGCCCGGCGATTTGCCGCGCGGCAAGGCGGACGCGCTCGGCATCGATCCGCTGCAACACGCGCTCGCCCAACGCGGATTTGTCGTGCCAGTGACCGCGCCCCCGCGCGCGCCGCGCCGCGTTTTGCGCGTGAGTTGCCACGCGTACAATCGCGCGGAAGAATACGAGGCCCTGGCGAGCGAACTTTCGAAGTTGCGCCGGGCCGGTGCGCGCGCGAAAAGGAGCCGTTCGTGAAACTCGTCGTCACTATCGTTGTCGCCGCCGTCGCGCTCGTCGCGGCCTTCGGATGCCAAATCGACCCGAACGACGATTTCGCGGATGTCGATCCGGATACCTTCGATCCCACGCGCTACGAAACCGACGACCCGGACGATGACGCCGCGGCCGATGACGACGCCGGTGACGACGACGCGGGCGACGACGACGGACTGCCGGAGGGCACCGTGCAGGTGGTCCCGTCGGTCGATCTTCCCAAAGCCGTGCAGACGCAAAACGCCAACAACAACCTGGACGTCGCGTACCACAACGGGCGCGTTTATCTCGCGTTCCGCACCGCGCCGACGCACTTCGCAAGCCCGCTGGCACGCATCTACGTGATTTCGAGCGAGGACCAGATTGCGTGGCGCTACGAAGGCGAGTTCTGGCGCGGGCGCGACCTGCGCGAGCCGCGCCTGCTGTCGTGGAATGGACGCCTGTTTCTGTATTTCGCCGTTCTCGGAACGAATTCGTTCGACTTTGAACCCGGCGGCATGATGGTGACCGAGCTTGACGAAGACGGATCGTGGAGCGAGCCCGCCTGGTTTTACGGCGAGGGCTTCATCCCCTGGCGCGCGAAGGTCGTGAACGGCACGCCGTACATGCTCGCCTACATCGGCGGCGAGAGCATCTACGACTTTTTCGGCGCGGAGCTGTTCGTTCATTTCCTGACGACGGCCGACGGACGCAACTGGGTGCCGGTCGTTCCGGGAAGCGCGGCGGTATTGCAGGGCGGATGCTCGGAGACGGACTTTGTTTTGCTCGACGACGGCTCGCTCGTTTCCGTTTGCCGCAACGAGGCCGGCGACGCGGACGGCTTCGGATCGAAGATCTGCACGGCGCCCGCGGACGATCTCGCGGACTGGACGTGCGCGCCGGACCCGCGCAAGTTCGACTCGCCCCTCATGTTCCGCGACGGCGGCGATGTTTACATCATCGGCCGGCGCAACGTAACGGACACCGGCAATTTCGACCTGATGCGCGACGATCTTCCCGCGTTCCTGCGCGGCCTGTTCTATTCCGCGGACTACTGGTTCCGCCAAAAGCGATGCGCGGTCTGGAGCGTGGACGCCGATGCGATGGAAGCGGCGTTCGCGTTCGACCTGCCCTCCCGCGGCGACACGTGTTTCCCGGGCCTTCTCGACAACGGCGACGGCACGTACGAGGTTTACAACTACTCCTCGCCGGTCGACGGCCCGGACGTCTTCTGGCTCGCCGGACAGCTCGGGCCGACGAACATCTACCGAACGACGATTGAACTGCCATAGTCGAAATCGGGTTTGCATCGCGATTCAACACAAAGGCACGACGGCCACGAAGGAAACCCAAAAACGCTCGCATCCGTGAACTTCGTGCTCTTCGTGTCTTTGTGTTGAAACGTGCATGATCGCGTTGCGTCGGCCTGATGACGAATCCGCTTCGCCGTCCTTGGCGCGGCGCGGCGAAATTGTTAAGCCATGACAATGCGACGCGGGCGACACGAAGGCGTCAC comes from bacterium and encodes:
- a CDS encoding type II toxin-antitoxin system HicB family antitoxin, whose protein sequence is MKLQVVLEPSDEGGFTVYVPALPGCISEGETEEEAMANIREAIELYLEDTDTEQLRKEKPVLVREIAV
- a CDS encoding aminotransferase class V-fold PLP-dependent enzyme; amino-acid sequence: MKTRKPVPETTQRLWTLDPGVCFLNHGSFGACPAPVLAAQTLFRRRMERNPVRFLGCDIEPLLDAARRDLAAFAGASPEDLAFVPNATFAVNAVLRSIPLRRGDEIVVTNHGYNACRNAAEAVAADVGARVVVAKIPFPIRDARQAVDAILGAVTKRTRLVLIDHVTSPTALVLPIEEIVRKLEPRVPVLVDGAHGPGMLPLDLASLGASYYAANLHKWACAPKGAGFLFVREDRRGAIRPLVVSHGRNTKRAGRSRFHLDFDWTGTNDNTPYLCVPEAIRFLATLAPGGLAALYERNRALALRGRDAIADALGIRPPAPDSMIGSMAAFPVPGDLPRGKADALGIDPLQHALAQRGFVVPVTAPPRAPRRVLRVSCHAYNRAEEYEALASELSKLRRAGARAKRSRS